The proteins below come from a single Serratia ficaria genomic window:
- the murC gene encoding UDP-N-acetylmuramate--L-alanine ligase gives MNTQQLAKLRTIVPEMRRVRHIHFVGIGGAGMGGIAEVLANEGYQISGSDLAPNPVTQQLSALGATIYFNHRPENVLDASVVVVSTAISADNPEIVAAREARIPVIRRAEMLAELMRFRHGIAVAGTHGKTTTTAMVSSIYAEAGLDPTFVNGGLVKAAGTHARLGSSRYLIAEADESDASFLHLQPMVAIVTNIEADHMDTYQGDFENLKQTFINFLHNLPFYGRAVMCVDDPVVRELLPRVGRHITTYGFSDDADVRIESYSQVGPQGHFTLSRQDKPLMTVTLNAPGRHNALNAAAAVAVATEEGIDDEDILRALAGFQGTGRRFDFLGEFPLEPVNGNAGSAMLVDDYGHHPTEVDATLKAARAGWPDKRLVMIFQPHRYTRTRDLYDDFANVLSQVDVLLMLDVYAAGEAPIPGADSRSLCRTIRNRGKLDPILVSDADTLSETLAQLLQADDLVLVQGAGNVGKIARKLAELKLQPQKKEEEHHG, from the coding sequence ATGAATACACAACAACTGGCGAAACTACGTACTATAGTGCCCGAGATGCGACGCGTCCGGCACATTCACTTTGTCGGCATCGGTGGTGCCGGCATGGGTGGTATCGCCGAAGTGTTGGCAAACGAAGGTTATCAGATCAGCGGCTCCGACCTGGCGCCGAACCCGGTAACCCAACAGCTGAGCGCGCTCGGGGCGACGATTTACTTCAATCACCGCCCGGAAAACGTGCTGGATGCGAGCGTTGTGGTGGTGTCTACCGCCATTTCCGCCGATAACCCGGAGATCGTCGCCGCCCGTGAAGCGCGCATCCCGGTGATCCGCCGCGCCGAAATGCTGGCCGAACTGATGCGTTTCCGCCACGGCATCGCCGTCGCCGGCACGCACGGCAAGACCACCACCACGGCGATGGTGTCGAGCATTTACGCCGAAGCCGGGCTGGACCCGACCTTCGTCAACGGTGGGCTGGTGAAGGCGGCGGGTACCCATGCGCGTCTGGGCTCCAGCCGTTACCTGATCGCGGAAGCGGACGAGAGCGACGCGTCGTTCCTGCATTTGCAGCCGATGGTGGCGATCGTCACCAACATCGAAGCCGACCACATGGACACTTACCAGGGCGACTTCGAGAACCTGAAGCAGACGTTTATCAATTTCTTGCACAACCTGCCGTTCTACGGCCGCGCGGTGATGTGCGTCGATGATCCTGTGGTGCGTGAGCTGTTGCCGCGCGTGGGCCGCCATATCACCACCTACGGCTTCAGCGACGATGCCGACGTGCGCATCGAGAGCTACAGCCAGGTGGGGCCGCAGGGGCACTTTACCCTGAGCCGTCAGGACAAGCCGCTGATGACGGTGACCCTGAACGCGCCGGGCCGCCACAATGCGCTGAACGCCGCGGCGGCGGTGGCGGTGGCGACCGAAGAAGGTATCGACGACGAAGATATTCTGCGTGCGCTGGCGGGCTTCCAGGGCACCGGGCGCCGCTTCGATTTCCTGGGCGAGTTCCCGCTCGAGCCGGTCAACGGCAACGCGGGCAGCGCGATGCTGGTGGACGACTACGGCCACCACCCGACCGAGGTGGACGCCACGCTGAAAGCGGCGCGCGCCGGTTGGCCGGACAAGCGGCTGGTGATGATTTTCCAGCCGCACCGCTACACGCGCACCCGCGACCTGTACGACGACTTCGCCAACGTGCTGTCGCAGGTGGATGTGCTGCTGATGCTCGACGTCTACGCCGCCGGCGAAGCGCCGATCCCGGGCGCGGACAGCCGTTCGCTGTGCCGCACCATCCGCAACCGCGGCAAGCTGGATCCGATCCTGGTTTCCGACGCCGATACCCTGTCGGAAACCTTGGCGCAGCTGCTGCAGGCCGATGATTTGGTGCTGGTGCAGGGCGCCGGCAACGTGGGCAAAATCGCCCGCAAACTGGCCGAGCTGAAGCTGCAGCCGCAGAAAAAGGAGGAGGAGCATCATGGCTGA
- a CDS encoding D-alanine--D-alanine ligase, producing the protein MADKVAVLLGGTSAERDVSLQSGAAVLAGLREAGIDAHGVDTRDVPVTQLKEQGFTKVFIALHGRGGEDGTLQGLLEFLALPYTGSGVMASALTMDKWRTKMVWQSMGLPVAPYVALNRQLYLGGEKAALLDRVASLGLPLIVKPSREGSSVGMSKVTESAALEAALEEAFRHDDDVLVEKWLSGPEYTVAMLGDQVLPSIRIQPAGVFYDYQAKYISDDTQYFCPSGLSAEQEAEMAALALRAYRGLDCSGWGRVDVMQDSDGSFYLLEVNTSPGMTSHSLVPMAARQFGLSFSQLVARILELAD; encoded by the coding sequence ATGGCTGATAAAGTTGCCGTACTGCTGGGTGGCACCTCCGCTGAACGTGACGTATCGCTGCAATCCGGCGCCGCCGTGCTGGCCGGGCTGCGCGAAGCCGGCATCGACGCCCACGGCGTCGACACCCGCGACGTTCCGGTAACCCAGCTGAAAGAGCAGGGGTTCACCAAGGTATTTATCGCGCTGCACGGGCGCGGCGGCGAAGACGGCACCCTGCAGGGGCTGCTGGAGTTTCTCGCGCTGCCTTATACCGGCAGCGGCGTGATGGCTTCGGCGCTGACCATGGACAAATGGCGCACCAAGATGGTGTGGCAGTCGATGGGCCTGCCGGTGGCGCCTTATGTGGCGCTGAATCGTCAGCTGTACCTCGGCGGCGAGAAAGCGGCGCTGTTGGATCGCGTCGCGTCGCTCGGCCTGCCGCTGATCGTCAAGCCGAGCCGCGAGGGTTCCAGCGTCGGCATGAGCAAGGTCACCGAAAGCGCCGCGCTGGAAGCGGCGCTGGAAGAAGCCTTCCGTCACGACGACGACGTGTTGGTGGAGAAATGGCTGAGCGGGCCGGAATACACCGTGGCGATGCTGGGCGACCAGGTGCTGCCGTCGATCCGCATTCAGCCGGCCGGCGTGTTCTACGACTATCAGGCCAAGTACATTTCGGACGACACGCAGTACTTCTGCCCGAGCGGTTTAAGCGCCGAGCAGGAAGCCGAGATGGCGGCGCTGGCGCTGCGCGCCTACCGCGGCCTGGACTGCAGCGGCTGGGGCCGCGTGGACGTGATGCAAGACAGCGATGGCAGCTTCTATCTGCTTGAGGTGAATACCTCTCCGGGCATGACCAGTCATAGCCTGGTGCCGATGGCGGCGCGCCAGTTTGGATTAAGCTTCTCGCAGCTGGTAGCGAGAATTTTGGAGTTGGCCGACTGA
- the ftsQ gene encoding cell division protein FtsQ — MSQAALNAREREVDNGPRRSNGTQLAGMVFLLMVLGTVLWSGWAVIGWMKDASRLPLSRLVVTGERHYTTNDDIRQAILALGAPGTFMTQDVDVIQQQIERLPWIKQASVRKQWPDELKIHLVEYVPVARWNDLHMVDADGKSFSVPAERAGKQKLPLLYGPEGSEQDVLEGYRTMSSMLTASKFTLKMVAMSARHSWQLALDNDVRLELGRDDRAGRLQRFIELYPVLQQQGQAESKRVSYVDLRYESGASVGWAPVLVDPQAAGGQQNSNQQQNQAQAKQQ; from the coding sequence ATGTCGCAAGCTGCCCTGAATGCGCGCGAACGCGAGGTGGACAACGGCCCGCGCCGCAGCAATGGAACCCAGTTGGCGGGAATGGTCTTCCTGCTGATGGTGTTGGGAACGGTCCTGTGGAGCGGGTGGGCGGTGATTGGCTGGATGAAAGACGCCAGCCGCCTGCCGCTCTCGCGACTGGTGGTGACCGGTGAACGGCACTACACCACCAACGATGATATTCGTCAGGCGATCCTGGCGCTGGGCGCGCCGGGGACGTTCATGACCCAGGATGTGGACGTTATCCAGCAACAGATTGAACGCCTGCCGTGGATCAAACAGGCCAGCGTGCGCAAGCAGTGGCCGGATGAGCTGAAGATCCACCTGGTGGAGTATGTGCCGGTGGCGCGCTGGAATGATTTGCACATGGTGGATGCCGACGGCAAATCATTCAGCGTGCCGGCAGAACGGGCCGGCAAACAGAAATTGCCGTTGCTCTATGGTCCGGAAGGCAGCGAACAGGACGTTCTGGAAGGCTATCGAACCATGAGCAGCATGTTAACGGCCAGCAAGTTTACGTTGAAAATGGTGGCGATGAGCGCTCGCCATTCGTGGCAGCTGGCTTTGGATAACGATGTTCGGCTGGAGCTGGGGCGCGACGATCGCGCCGGGCGTCTGCAGCGGTTTATCGAGCTGTATCCGGTGCTGCAGCAGCAGGGCCAGGCGGAAAGCAAGCGCGTCAGCTACGTCGATTTGCGCTATGAGTCCGGCGCCTCGGTAGGTTGGGCCCCGGTGCTCGTCGACCCGCAGGCGGCAGGCGGTCAGCAAAACAGTAATCAGCAACAGAATCAGGCACAGGCAAAACAACAATGA
- the ftsA gene encoding cell division protein FtsA: MIKSTDRKLVVGLEIGTAKVSALVGEVLPDGMVNIIGVGSCPSRGMDKGGVNDLESVVKCVQRAIDQAELMADCQISSVYLALSGKHISCQNEIGMVPISEEEVTQEDVENVVHTAKSVRVRDEHRILHVIPQEYAIDYQEGIKNPVGLSGVRMQAKVHLITCHNDMAKNIVKAVERCGLKVDQLIFAGLAASYAVLTEDERELGVCVVDIGGGTMDMAVYTGGALRHTKVIPYAGNVVTSDIAYAFGTPPTDAEAIKVRHGCALGSIVSKDESVEVPSVGGRPPRSLQRQTLAEVIEPRYTELLNLVNDEILQLQEQLRQQGVKHHLAAGIVLTGGAAQIDGLAACAQRVFHTQVRIGQPLNITGLTDYAQEPYYSTAVGLLHYGKESHLSGEAEVEKRASVGNWFKRINSWLRKEF, translated from the coding sequence ATGATCAAGTCGACGGACAGAAAACTGGTAGTTGGACTGGAGATCGGTACTGCAAAAGTCTCCGCATTGGTAGGGGAAGTTCTGCCCGATGGCATGGTCAACATTATCGGGGTGGGCAGCTGCCCGTCTCGCGGCATGGATAAGGGTGGCGTAAACGACCTGGAGTCGGTGGTGAAGTGCGTGCAGCGCGCCATCGATCAGGCCGAGCTGATGGCGGATTGCCAGATTTCTTCGGTGTACCTCGCATTATCGGGGAAACATATCAGCTGTCAGAACGAAATAGGGATGGTTCCTATTTCAGAAGAGGAAGTGACTCAGGAAGATGTGGAGAACGTAGTGCATACCGCTAAATCGGTACGCGTCCGCGACGAACACCGCATCCTGCACGTTATTCCTCAGGAATACGCCATCGACTATCAGGAAGGCATCAAGAACCCGGTTGGGCTGTCCGGCGTGCGCATGCAGGCCAAGGTGCACCTGATCACCTGCCATAACGATATGGCGAAGAACATTGTCAAGGCCGTGGAACGTTGCGGTCTGAAAGTTGACCAACTTATTTTCGCCGGTCTGGCCGCCAGCTATGCGGTGCTGACCGAAGATGAGCGCGAACTCGGCGTCTGCGTAGTGGATATCGGCGGCGGCACCATGGATATGGCGGTGTACACCGGCGGTGCGCTGCGCCACACCAAAGTGATCCCTTACGCCGGGAACGTGGTCACCAGCGATATCGCCTACGCCTTCGGCACGCCGCCGACAGATGCGGAAGCGATCAAGGTTCGGCACGGCTGTGCGCTTGGGTCGATTGTTAGCAAGGATGAGAGTGTAGAGGTGCCTAGCGTCGGGGGACGTCCTCCGCGCAGTCTGCAAAGACAGACGCTGGCTGAAGTCATTGAGCCACGCTACACCGAACTGTTGAATCTGGTTAACGATGAAATTTTGCAATTGCAGGAGCAACTGCGTCAGCAAGGGGTGAAGCATCATCTGGCAGCGGGTATCGTGCTGACCGGTGGCGCCGCCCAGATTGATGGCCTGGCAGCCTGTGCGCAACGGGTGTTCCACACTCAGGTACGCATCGGCCAACCCTTGAACATCACGGGTCTGACGGATTATGCGCAGGAGCCTTACTACTCTACGGCGGTAGGTCTGCTGCACTATGGAAAAGAGTCTCACCTGAGCGGTGAGGCAGAAGTAGAAAAACGCGCCTCGGTGGGCAATTGGTTTAAACGCATCAATAGCTGGCTGAGAAAAGAGTTTTAA
- the ftsZ gene encoding cell division protein FtsZ, with protein MFEPMELTNDAVIKVIGVGGGGGNAVEHMVRERIEGVEFFAVNTDAQALRKTAVGQTIQIGSGITKGLGAGANPEVGRNSAEEDREALRAALDGADMVFIAAGMGGGTGTGAAPVVAEVAKDLGILTVAVVTKPFNFEGKKRMAFAEQGIAELSKHVDSLITIPNDKLLKVLGRGISLLDAFGAANDVLKGAVQGIAELITRPGLMNVDFADVRTVMSEMGYAMMGSGIACGEDRAEEAAEMAISSPLLEDIDLSGARGVLVNITAGFDLRLDEFETVGNTIRAFASDNATVVIGTSLDPEMNDELRVTVVATGIGMDKRPEITLVTNKQASQPVMDHRYQQHGMSPLPQEVKPAAKVVNDQAAQPNKEPDYLDIPAFLRKQAD; from the coding sequence ATGTTTGAACCAATGGAACTAACCAATGACGCGGTGATTAAAGTCATCGGCGTCGGCGGTGGCGGCGGCAACGCCGTTGAACACATGGTGCGCGAGCGCATCGAAGGTGTTGAATTCTTCGCCGTTAATACAGACGCTCAGGCGCTTCGTAAAACGGCAGTTGGCCAAACCATCCAGATTGGTAGCGGTATTACCAAAGGTCTGGGTGCGGGCGCGAACCCTGAAGTGGGTCGCAATTCAGCGGAAGAAGACCGCGAAGCCCTGCGCGCAGCGCTGGACGGCGCAGACATGGTCTTCATCGCAGCCGGCATGGGCGGCGGTACCGGTACCGGTGCGGCGCCGGTGGTGGCTGAAGTTGCCAAAGATCTGGGTATTCTGACAGTGGCCGTGGTTACCAAGCCTTTCAATTTCGAAGGCAAGAAACGCATGGCGTTCGCTGAGCAGGGCATCGCAGAATTGTCCAAGCATGTGGACTCACTGATCACTATCCCGAACGACAAGCTGTTGAAAGTTCTGGGTCGCGGCATCTCTCTGCTGGACGCGTTCGGCGCGGCCAACGACGTGCTGAAAGGCGCGGTGCAGGGTATCGCCGAGCTGATCACCCGCCCGGGCCTGATGAACGTCGACTTCGCCGACGTGCGCACCGTGATGTCCGAAATGGGCTACGCGATGATGGGTTCCGGCATTGCCTGTGGTGAAGACCGCGCTGAAGAAGCGGCCGAAATGGCGATCTCCAGCCCGCTGCTGGAAGACATCGACCTGTCCGGCGCGCGCGGCGTGCTGGTCAACATCACCGCCGGCTTCGACCTGCGTCTGGATGAGTTCGAAACCGTGGGTAACACCATCCGCGCCTTCGCTTCCGACAACGCCACCGTGGTTATCGGTACCTCGTTGGATCCGGAAATGAACGACGAACTGCGCGTCACCGTGGTGGCGACCGGTATCGGTATGGACAAGCGTCCTGAAATCACGCTGGTTACCAACAAGCAGGCCAGCCAGCCGGTGATGGATCACCGTTATCAGCAGCACGGCATGTCACCGCTGCCGCAGGAAGTGAAGCCTGCCGCCAAGGTGGTTAACGATCAAGCTGCGCAGCCGAATAAAGAGCCCGACTATCTTGATATTCCAGCCTTCCTGCGCAAGCAGGCGGACTAA
- the lpxC gene encoding UDP-3-O-acyl-N-acetylglucosamine deacetylase, with protein sequence MIKQRTLKRIVQATGVGLHTGKKVTLTMRPAPANTGVIYRRTDLNPPVDFPADAKSVRDTMLCTCLVNEHDVRISTVEHLNAALAGLGIDNIIIEVDAAEIPIMDGSASPFVFLLLDAGIEELNSAKKFLRLKDTVRVEDGDKWAELSPHNGFRLDFTIDFNHPAIDASTQRYRLDFSADSFVRQISRARTFGFMRDIEYLQSRGLALGGSFDCAIVVDDYRVLNEDGLRFEDEFVRHKMLDAIGDLFMCGHNIIGAFTAYKSGHALNNKLLQAVLAKQEAWEYVTFQDEAEMPLAFKAPSTVLA encoded by the coding sequence ATGATCAAACAAAGGACATTAAAACGTATTGTTCAGGCGACTGGCGTCGGTTTGCATACCGGCAAGAAAGTCACGCTGACCATGCGCCCCGCGCCGGCTAATACCGGGGTCATCTATCGTCGCACTGACTTGAATCCACCGGTTGATTTTCCGGCTGATGCAAAATCCGTGCGTGATACCATGCTCTGTACTTGCCTGGTGAATGAGCATGACGTGCGTATTTCTACCGTTGAGCACCTTAACGCCGCACTGGCTGGGCTTGGCATCGACAACATCATCATTGAAGTCGACGCCGCCGAGATCCCGATCATGGACGGCAGCGCCAGTCCGTTCGTGTTCCTGTTGCTGGATGCCGGCATCGAAGAACTGAACTCAGCGAAGAAATTCCTGCGTCTGAAAGACACCGTGCGTGTTGAAGATGGCGACAAATGGGCCGAGCTGTCCCCGCATAACGGGTTCCGCCTGGACTTCACCATCGACTTCAACCACCCGGCCATCGACGCGAGCACGCAGCGCTATCGCCTTGATTTTTCCGCCGACTCGTTCGTGCGCCAAATCAGCCGCGCGCGTACCTTCGGTTTCATGCGTGATATCGAATACCTGCAGTCCCGCGGTTTGGCCCTGGGCGGCAGCTTCGACTGCGCCATCGTGGTGGATGACTACCGCGTGCTGAACGAAGACGGCCTGCGTTTCGAAGACGAATTCGTACGTCACAAAATGCTGGACGCCATCGGCGACCTGTTCATGTGCGGCCACAACATCATTGGCGCGTTCACCGCGTACAAGTCTGGCCATGCGCTGAACAACAAACTGCTGCAGGCCGTGCTGGCCAAGCAGGAAGCGTGGGAATACGTGACTTTCCAGGACGAAGCGGAAATGCCTTTGGCATTCAAGGCGCCGTCCACCGTATTGGCGTAA
- a CDS encoding DUF721 domain-containing protein, with product MRDSRPQLLDVLFDDASAEDKGPLHNVQQRAVALLKLNRAVKGLLPVQLHPWCRVANFRQGILVLETANASWMMRLRYEQPALLSALRAQILPSLSSIDIRINPGLMAKGYNQVQNAEKKPEKAAPLRHLSQESAEELRVLASRSPEKLRKILERLAALAGEGANATSRDK from the coding sequence ATGCGCGATAGCCGTCCACAATTATTAGATGTCCTGTTCGACGACGCGTCTGCAGAAGACAAAGGGCCGCTGCATAACGTCCAGCAACGCGCGGTGGCGCTGCTCAAGCTTAACCGTGCAGTGAAGGGCCTGCTGCCCGTTCAACTGCATCCCTGGTGCCGCGTCGCGAATTTCCGACAGGGTATTTTAGTGCTAGAAACGGCAAATGCCAGCTGGATGATGCGCTTGCGCTACGAACAACCCGCCTTGCTGTCTGCACTACGAGCGCAAATTCTACCATCATTGTCATCGATCGACATCAGGATTAATCCGGGCTTGATGGCGAAAGGGTACAATCAGGTGCAGAACGCGGAGAAAAAGCCGGAAAAAGCGGCGCCGCTGCGTCATTTGAGCCAGGAAAGCGCGGAAGAGTTGAGAGTTTTGGCGAGCCGCAGTCCGGAAAAACTGCGCAAGATATTGGAACGACTGGCGGCATTGGCCGGAGAGGGTGCCAACGCAACCAGTCGTGATAAGTAG
- the secM gene encoding secA translation cis-regulator SecM gives MIGILNRWRQFGRRYFWPHLLLGMVAATLGVPSNLSGAPDQAALPSTSSSLNRQNSASGAFNSLALLQEAHRRPTFSVDYWQQHALRTVIRHLSFALAPQAVYARVQESEAEAAEPPLQVAQLALLSTLNALLTHEPKPPTIIRHTHRALLPAQAQHQTGLWLAQVQGIRAGPGALS, from the coding sequence GTGATCGGTATTCTAAATCGTTGGCGACAATTTGGCAGACGTTATTTCTGGCCCCATCTCCTGTTAGGGATGGTCGCGGCCACGCTTGGCGTACCTTCAAATCTGTCCGGCGCACCCGATCAGGCCGCTCTGCCAAGTACCTCGTCCAGCCTCAACCGGCAAAATTCAGCCAGCGGCGCCTTCAATAGCCTGGCGCTGCTGCAGGAAGCGCACCGCCGCCCGACCTTCAGCGTCGACTACTGGCAACAGCATGCGCTTCGCACCGTCATTCGTCACCTTTCTTTCGCGCTGGCGCCGCAGGCGGTCTATGCGCGGGTGCAGGAAAGCGAAGCCGAAGCGGCCGAACCTCCTTTGCAGGTGGCGCAACTGGCGCTGCTTTCCACCCTCAACGCGCTGCTGACGCACGAGCCGAAGCCGCCGACCATCATTCGCCATACGCATCGTGCGCTGCTGCCCGCTCAGGCGCAGCATCAGACTGGCCTGTGGCTGGCGCAGGTGCAGGGCATCCGCGCCGGGCCAGGCGCGCTCAGCTGA
- the secA gene encoding preprotein translocase subunit SecA — protein MLVKLLTKVFGSRNDRTLRRMRKVVEQINRMEPDMEKLSDDELKAKTNEFRARLEKGEALDSLIPEAFAVVREASKRVFGMRHFDVQLLGGMVLNDRCIAEMRTGEGKTLTATLPAYLNALSGRGVHVVTVNDYLAQRDAENNRPLFEFLGLSIGINLPGMPAPAKREAYAADITYGTNNEYGFDYLRDNMAFSPEERVQRKLHYALVDEVDSILIDEARTPLIISGPAEDSSEMYIKVNKLIPKLIRQEKEDSDSFQGEGHFSVDEKARQVHLTERGLILIEEMLVEAGIMEEGESLYSPTNIMLMHHVTAALRAHVLFTRDVDYIVKDGEVIIVDEHTGRTMQGRRWSDGLHQAVEAKEGVEIQNENQTLASITFQNYFRLYEKLAGMTGTADTEAFEFSSIYKLDTIVVPTNRPMIRKDMPDLVYMTELEKIGAIIEDIRERTANGQPVLVGTISIEKSEVVSRELTKAGIDHKVLNAKFHAMEADIVAQAGQSGAVTIATNMAGRGTDIVLGGSWQAEVAQLEAPTEEQIAAIKDAWKVRHDAVLAAGGLHIIGTERHESRRIDNQLRGRSGRQGDAGSSRFYLSMEDALMRIFASDRVSGMMRKLGMKEGEAIEHPWVTKAIANAQRKVESRNFDIRKQLLEYDDVANDQRRAIYSQRNELLDVSDVSETIASIREDVFKSTIDNYITPQSLEEEWDIQGLEERLKNDFDLDMPIAQWLDKEPELHEETLRERILDNAKQQYLRKEEVVGTEMMRNFEKGVMLQTLDSLWKEHLAAMDYLRQGIHLRGYAQKDPKQEYKRESFNMFATMLESLKYEVISVLSKVQVRMPEEVEALEQQRREEAERLAQQQQLSHYEENSLVTEDPNAPASAERKVGRNDPCPCGSGKKYKQCHGRLQK, from the coding sequence ATGTTAGTGAAATTATTGACCAAAGTTTTTGGTAGCCGCAACGATCGTACGCTGCGCCGCATGCGCAAAGTGGTTGAGCAGATCAACCGCATGGAACCGGACATGGAAAAGCTGTCCGATGACGAGCTGAAAGCCAAAACCAACGAATTCCGCGCGCGCCTGGAAAAAGGCGAAGCGCTGGACAGCCTGATCCCTGAAGCCTTCGCCGTGGTGCGCGAGGCCAGCAAGCGCGTATTCGGCATGCGCCACTTCGACGTGCAGCTGCTGGGCGGCATGGTGCTGAACGACCGCTGCATCGCCGAGATGCGCACCGGTGAAGGTAAAACCCTGACCGCTACCCTGCCTGCCTACCTGAACGCCCTGAGCGGCCGCGGCGTGCACGTGGTGACCGTCAACGACTATCTGGCGCAGCGTGACGCCGAAAACAACCGCCCGCTGTTCGAGTTCCTCGGCCTGAGCATCGGCATCAACCTGCCGGGCATGCCGGCGCCGGCCAAGCGTGAAGCCTACGCCGCGGACATCACCTACGGCACCAACAACGAATACGGCTTCGACTACCTGCGCGACAACATGGCGTTCAGCCCGGAAGAGCGGGTTCAGCGCAAGCTGCACTATGCGCTGGTGGATGAGGTGGACTCCATCCTGATCGATGAAGCCCGTACTCCGTTGATCATCTCCGGCCCGGCTGAAGACAGCTCCGAGATGTACATCAAGGTCAACAAGCTGATCCCCAAACTGATCCGCCAGGAAAAAGAAGACTCCGACTCCTTCCAGGGCGAAGGTCACTTCTCGGTGGATGAAAAAGCGCGTCAGGTGCACCTGACCGAGCGCGGCCTGATCCTGATCGAAGAGATGCTGGTGGAAGCCGGCATCATGGAAGAAGGCGAGTCGCTGTACTCGCCGACCAACATCATGCTGATGCACCACGTGACCGCCGCGCTGCGCGCCCACGTGCTGTTCACCCGCGACGTTGACTACATCGTGAAAGACGGCGAAGTGATCATCGTCGACGAACACACCGGCCGCACCATGCAGGGGCGCCGCTGGTCCGACGGTTTGCACCAGGCGGTGGAAGCGAAAGAGGGCGTGGAGATCCAGAACGAGAACCAGACGCTGGCCTCCATCACCTTCCAGAACTACTTCCGTCTGTACGAGAAGCTGGCCGGCATGACCGGTACCGCCGACACCGAAGCCTTCGAATTCAGCTCCATTTACAAGCTGGACACCATCGTGGTGCCGACCAACCGGCCGATGATCCGTAAGGACATGCCGGATCTGGTCTACATGACCGAGCTGGAGAAAATCGGCGCGATCATCGAAGACATTCGTGAGCGCACCGCCAACGGCCAGCCGGTGCTGGTGGGCACCATCTCGATCGAGAAATCCGAAGTGGTGTCGCGCGAACTGACCAAAGCGGGCATCGACCACAAGGTGCTGAACGCCAAATTCCACGCCATGGAAGCGGATATCGTCGCCCAGGCCGGCCAGAGCGGCGCGGTAACCATCGCCACCAACATGGCGGGCCGTGGTACCGATATCGTGCTGGGCGGCAGCTGGCAGGCTGAGGTTGCTCAGCTGGAAGCGCCGACCGAAGAGCAAATCGCCGCCATCAAGGACGCCTGGAAAGTGCGCCACGATGCGGTACTGGCAGCCGGCGGCCTGCACATCATCGGTACCGAGCGCCATGAATCGCGCCGTATCGACAACCAGCTGCGCGGCCGTTCCGGTCGCCAGGGCGATGCCGGTTCATCCCGCTTCTACCTGTCGATGGAAGACGCCCTGATGCGTATCTTCGCCTCGGATCGCGTTTCCGGCATGATGCGCAAGTTGGGCATGAAAGAAGGCGAAGCGATTGAGCACCCATGGGTGACCAAGGCGATCGCCAACGCCCAGCGTAAGGTGGAAAGCCGCAACTTCGACATCCGTAAGCAGCTGCTGGAATACGACGACGTGGCCAACGATCAGCGCCGCGCCATCTACAGCCAGCGTAACGAACTGCTGGACGTGTCTGACGTGAGCGAAACCATCGCCAGCATCCGCGAAGACGTGTTCAAGAGCACCATCGACAACTACATCACCCCGCAGTCGCTGGAAGAAGAGTGGGACATTCAGGGGCTGGAAGAGCGGCTGAAGAACGATTTCGACCTGGATATGCCGATCGCCCAGTGGCTGGACAAAGAGCCCGAGTTGCACGAAGAGACGCTGCGTGAGCGCATTCTGGATAACGCCAAGCAACAGTATCTGCGCAAGGAAGAAGTGGTCGGCACCGAGATGATGCGCAACTTCGAGAAGGGCGTGATGCTGCAAACGCTGGATTCCCTGTGGAAAGAGCACCTGGCGGCGATGGATTACCTGCGTCAGGGCATCCACCTGCGCGGCTATGCGCAGAAGGATCCGAAGCAAGAGTACAAACGCGAGTCCTTCAACATGTTCGCCACCATGCTCGAATCACTGAAATACGAAGTGATCAGCGTGCTGAGCAAGGTGCAGGTGCGGATGCCGGAAGAGGTTGAAGCGTTGGAACAGCAGCGTCGCGAAGAAGCCGAACGTCTGGCGCAGCAGCAGCAGCTGAGCCATTACGAAGAGAACTCGCTGGTTACCGAAGATCCTAACGCGCCGGCGAGCGCCGAGCGTAAGGTGGGCCGCAACGATCCTTGCCCGTGCGGTTCCGGCAAGAAATACAAACAGTGCCACGGCCGCCTGCAGAAGTAA
- the mutT gene encoding 8-oxo-dGTP diphosphatase MutT has translation MKHLNIAVGIIRNDRQEIFITRRAADSHMAGFWEFPGGKIEQGETPEQALSRELREETGIETERATLLEVLEHRFSDRIVTLNFYLVEGWQGEPFGREGQPMRWVKQADLREEEFPEANISIIKLLVDQANAAQ, from the coding sequence ATGAAACATCTGAACATCGCCGTGGGCATTATCCGTAACGATCGGCAGGAGATCTTTATTACCCGCCGCGCCGCCGATTCACATATGGCGGGTTTTTGGGAGTTTCCCGGCGGTAAAATCGAGCAGGGCGAAACGCCGGAACAGGCGCTGAGCCGCGAGCTGCGCGAAGAGACCGGCATCGAAACCGAACGCGCAACGCTGTTGGAGGTGCTGGAGCATCGCTTCAGCGATCGCATCGTCACGCTGAACTTTTATCTGGTGGAAGGTTGGCAGGGCGAGCCGTTCGGCCGCGAAGGCCAGCCGATGCGCTGGGTGAAGCAGGCGGATCTGCGCGAGGAAGAGTTTCCCGAGGCCAACATCAGCATTATCAAGCTGTTGGTGGATCAGGCCAACGCTGCGCAATAA